The sequence below is a genomic window from Glycine max cultivar Williams 82 chromosome 20, Glycine_max_v4.0, whole genome shotgun sequence.
aaaaatgtttgtgactACGGTTTAGTTAGGGAGTTTAGGTAAAGAAGGTtgaacttttttctttcaaatattagTTTCTTAACTCACTATTAGGGAGCTTAATGCTAATTTAGGTAAAGATGGTTgaacttcttttttcttccaaatattAGTTGCAAATAAATGTTCTAGTTAAACTACGGTTATAGTATtatatcaaaaataattttgacgAATATTATGtgataacataaattatttttccagAAGGTCACATACAAAATTACGTTACAAAAATCAAGTCTATCAAGATGATCCAAAACATGTTACTGATATAAACATATTATCTgtgctttaaaaataaattatcaacttttatatatatatatatatatatatgagctttcattttaaatattaggacattaattttttgttgtatgGTCTTTTTCTTTATCACAAGTTACTTAaggatcatttttttttgtttttatattctttaaaattgtcaaattataattataaacgaaattttcttttacacatcaagatttttaattgttccatttaaatttattatttatacttttaatattgTATACATATCAAAGGCTTTGAGTGTGTTTAACAAGTCATTCTAACTCTAGTAGCTTATAAATGAATTTAACTAGTTTATAAGTTACTTTGGTACATatgagtttattttaatatcttttagtatatttttggaAGCTACTTTAACTAGCTATTAACTTATGAGCGACTAgccttttttcttctatttttgtcctCACTGATTTACTTGAAATCCCTTCTTAATcctttttatattgattattgcattgtatatttttaattttaaccaaaatatttGGTCACTAAATAAAActtgataataatttaaaattataaagaaaaaatatttatataaatatttttgtttttgttttgaaatatagTTTGATAAACTAGAAACATTTCTAAGCTATGACCAAGATCCTTTTCAGTTGACCTAATCCATTTACCCTCCTAGTTAAATGAATAGGAGAGTAAGTCATTTGTTGAtgtcaatattttaaaagaaaactgacaattaattatatttaaattttaattgatttgaaataatattttctctcaaataatttaaaacttgaaTGGATATCTTGTTCAAATCTTCTCCAAAAGTGATCTTCACGCAATAAGGTTGATCAAATTCAACCTGTCTCGAGATAGTCTAATGTGTTGAATTCTTTAGCAAGATCAAAAACTAAGTCAAATACTAGTGACGGACAAACCGAAATCCAACAATCACATAAGaaatatagtaaatattttaaagagaaatactaataataaatgcTCTAACACTCTTTTTTGAACCCTcgattattgattaaaaaacatttattaaaaattttaaaatttgaccaatttcaattttcattaatgaatttctctcattattttattgttttcaataaacTTTAACTAAAAATTGCATGTGtgttaaaaaagttatttagaaAGTGTGCCAccactcttttaatttttaaataagaaaaaggttaaaaagAGCAGTGTGTCGCTCGCATTCATCTTTAAATATGGTTGAGTTGcgctataataattttatttatgtactaTATATGTCAGTATTGTATGAGCATTTTAGGCACTTTTAgttgtatttttataattatgatttttaaattttatacgaattatatttaatatattttattatggtTATAGTGATTTatgttcattttaaaatatgaattctcTCTTGTGattaaagttttttattctctcttttgtaCTTCCGCTAGCAAATGCCTAGAACGTACTTCGAACTTGATGGATTTGAACTCGATCATAATAGCTATATTATGATGATTGAGGCTTTTTAGAGTTGCTACAACGGTTCTTTGTGTTGTAGCTAGGTTCTGTAAACTCCCCCATAACACTTTTCAATCCCTATTGCTAATTTAAATTATGCACAGTATTTCATAAAGGAAACACAAGAAAAAAGAGTGACTATGCCACCGGATTTTATAGAAGCAATAACTAGAGATTTTTGTACGTTTTCATCATGCAAAGTAGACTAATTGGGTTTGTGCGGGTCCTCAATACCAATACTCTGAGTGGAGAAAGTGAGTCACTGAAATTGGAAACTGCATTGtcaagcaaaacaaaaaaacaaaaaaaaccctTCTGTCTCCCACCCgtaaataaagattaataacTCACAACAAAAGGCTTATCCTATTAGTTAAGGATATGTTtgctttaagtatttttttcagAAAAGAAGAACTAAGTTAATATTAGCTTATACATTAATTGGTAGAATCTCTTTTTTGATATAGTAATTTGTATAATCACTATCTTATTAGCTTATttaaaagatgatttttaatttatacataaaaataattttaacttatataaaaaatattttatttgtttctatttttctctcttagaattactttaaaaaaagtatCCAAGCAGATTCAAAATTGACTAATGAATCAAGTACATAAATTACATGATGTCTCACTTTAATTAAAGACTAAGATCATATTTTTGGTTTCCGATCCAACTTGCTGTACACGAATTttgagattaaataaaaaaaaaattacaaatgaagTTACTTTTACAAACATTATTTTACCACCCACACTTAATTATTTGTAATGTAATGGATACTCAAAGATCTTATATATCATGAGATCATTAAATAATAACTTTCTTCAACATTCTTCTTTGTCTCtcttctttaaaattaaaatacaatcaactctcttcaaaataatattttgagtgACATTTTTTACGCGTGTTCAAATCATCTGATTTTCCAtcatttttttcccctttattGGAGCTACACTAGTATAtccttatatataattatttcataCCAGTAAAAGAAAGAGCAAAGCAATCTAAGAAAAGAGTGGCATCCAACCAACCCATTACGTCATCATAATCTCCCCTATTCATTTTCATGCTTTCATCCTTCATTTTTCCACCTACTGCCACAACAAGCTCCTTAATCCCCGATTCCATTTCCATCAAAACAACACACTTTATTGAACCTTaactgtttctctctctctctctctcagacACACacttttctttcattctttgtGTCTGAATTCTTGGATTCATCTGACAAACATCTTCAACCTTCAAAAACATCATCCTGTTTACATCTAGAACCAGGTTTTAACTAGTCTCTGTTATTACTCATTCAACTAGGTTAGAAAACTCTGTTCAAGTTCTGTTTAACCCTTTAcatgctttctttctttccaacTATCCACTGATTTGAAGCTTGTTATTCAAATGAAATCAGGGTTCTGAATTTTTGTAGCTGATATATCCAGAAGAGAAATAGGAAATTGGAGAATTAAGTATCCTCGTTGCATGATCATTGATGAACTAAAATATCTATATCAACTCTGTTTGTGTTAATATAGAACAAAGTTTCAAGCGGTAACAACAGGTTAGAATGGATTCATTCAATCAGAGTCATCAAACTACCAGCTTCAGGTACAACCCAAACTCGAACACAGTGAATCATACAGATGATAATGACGATGATGCAGAGTTCTCAGGGATTCTTGATATCTATGTTCATCATGCTAGGAACATTCATAACATATGCATCTATGATAATCAGGATGTGTATGCTAAGTTCTCTCTTACATACAACCCTGATGAGACTCTCTCCACCAGAATCATAAATGGAGGTGGAAAACACCCAATATTCAATGAAAACTTGAAGATGAAGATAACCCAGATGGATGCTGTTCTCAAGTGTGAGATTTGGATGTTCAGTAGGTCAAGAAATCACTTGGAAGACCAGCTTTTGGGATTTGCTTTGGTCCAAATTTCACAAGTTGTTGGCAAAGGAAAGGTGACAGAAGATTATAGCCTTTCCTCCACTGATCTTTTCCATTGTCCTGCTGGAACTGTCCAATTAACACTTTCTTTGGACACATCATTCTCAATCAGTTCCACTGTGAATCCCATATCACAATCAGTTACTAATTCATCCATATCTTCAGAAGTTGTTTTGCTTGATCCAAAAGTTTCACAAGATATGTCAGACCCAGTTGAGTATTCTAGAATTGAATTTCCTGATGTTAGTGTGATGAAGGAGAACCAGAAAATGGTTTCTGAGTACTTCAATTTGGAATCTTATGGTTCTTATGCTTCAAGGCCTAATTACTCAGTGGGATTGCTACCATTTCTTCACCTCGGTGCTTCTCCTCAAGGTGATGATTATGAAATGACTGTGACTGCACCAGATGAGAATCATGAGTCCACTTCTCCAAATGAGACCATTCGGAATCCTGTGTTCCCTACCTCTACTACTACAAGCTTAAGTGATGAAAGAAACTCAGGTGATTCAGTTGAGGAAAAGAATAATTTGAGGGGTGACTCATCAAATTCTTTCAATGTTTCAATCACAGTTGAAGGTTGTCAGAATTCTGGTGGCAGTCCAGAAACCCCAACTTCCAAGAAAGAAAGTGGAGCTAGAGATGACAAGGAGTCAAAGTTCTCGTCAAGCAAGGAAAAGGAGATCAATAGTGATAGGAATACAGAAGCTACAAGATTTGGTCAAGTTTTTTCTGCTTCACTAGGGAACATCAACATGGAGGCTGAGCAATCAGCTATGCAGCAGCAAATAGTTACCATGTACATGAGAAGCATGCAACAATTCACTGAGTCTTTGGCAAAAATGAAGCTTCCAATGGACCTTGACAAACCTGAAAGTGAAGGTCAACTTGGTGTGATTCAAAATCCTAATAGCAGTAAGTTAGAAACTGATAAGAAAAAGGATGGATCACGTGTGTTTTACGGTAGCCGAGCATTCTTCTAGTTATATCTTGACGCAACATGTGTGGAGTGCCAAAAGAATGTGGTTAGGGATTTGATCTCCAGGATTAAGAGATGTTAATCCTTTTAATGGATCTCAATGCCTCTAATGATTAGTCTCCGGCTTTCCGTCGGAAATACTCCagattcactaaaaaaaaatgtttatatctTGATGCTGCCTCCACATGAATTGTTTAGTTTATTGTAACACGGGGTACCTCAGTTTCTCTGATGATATTTATCAATTATGACAGATTTTAGTTAATCCTGTGTTGCTTAACCTTCCGTTTATAAAATCTTGTATTTTAGTGCACCACTGTACTCCAAAAAAGATGATACCTTCATGACTGTTTTTCTTTCTCTGTAATGTAGTCATGCGAATTCTTTTGTTAATTACCTATGCTGTTGAAATCATGGAGCATTTTGAGATGTGTTTATTCACTATATAGTATAAAAATTAGCAAATTCATTCTGTGATGATAGTAGTAGTAAATTGTTTTACGTGCTGAAGTAGATTGCAAGAAATTGTCTATTGTCATAACTAAATTCATCATTTTGCTCCATTCATAATTAACGGAGATTTAGAGTGAATTGAAAGGCTTTGATAAGGTTGGAAACAAGTTCAAAGTGACTTTGTTGAGGCCAGACTGAAGTTGTTTTATAGAAAACATATTAGTAATTACTTGGTGGTTTTAATTAAgacttaaatgtattttttttcctgaaatttagtatttttttattttcaatcttatagttttttttttccttttagtacttataaaatatatttgttttatttttttgataaaaaatatttttttactggttaaaacattatctaaaatattttaaggataaaaaataaaatagacacattttataaaaattaaaacgaaaaaaataacattttataagtaaaaaaaacactaaattataaaaattaaaaatatattgaatccTTTAATTAGCATATAGCATGCATGATGTTGCTACTCATCAAATAATTTCTATCAAACACGTCTCAATCTCCTTTTTGTTTGAGGCTGGTATCACCATCCTCAAGTCGTATATATAGCTACAAAAATCTTACCTGCtttttgaaagttttattgGATGCATTTGACAACACTGTTGCGAAGAGTTCCATGCTTTAATATTTTGCAATGATTGGTAAACCTTATTAGAGAAAACCTTGTTGTAACCCCTTATAATGGCACCTCTTATTAGAAACTGTAATTCAGCAAATTCTAGAATTGAACAAATTATGTGTTTATAAGTATTATTATATCTATAGCCTCAAATATGGGTCCCATGTCATGATCAAAGATTGGGAAATTAGAGCCGAAATTCGTATATTACATTGTAGTTCCGGTGGGTGGTGGGGCAGATTTACACCAATTTTGTCAACAGAATGTGCAACAGATTTCGAAATGAGTGAAAGAAATGAATTTCACTAAAGGAGGAGGACAAGGAAAAGGAAACACAATAAGAGGAATCCGAAGAGCCACGTCCACattgatttaattagaaaaatgctatttacttattttaatttttttttatcacaaatattaatttattaattttgttaaaaatattggtCGAAATGTTTGAATTCATgacctttcttttcttcctttttccttCACCTTTGTTCAATCCCAGCCattcaacaaattttatatctcctatttacttatttattagatAGTACGTACCTATGCGATGCAAGGGggaaattttgttaattatatacaaaattgtattaaaaatttgattaatttgaaattgtaatttgataatttgaaattgtaattttaaagaaatttgaagatcatctattgaaaaaaaatattaaaactggCAACCGTATTCTAATAATAATGTTTTCGCCCGGTTTTAATCATTGCAGTATCGTTCGCTCTCAAAAAGATACctgcaacaaaaaaatggatagGTTGAATAGGGTGATAAATTAATTCTCTAGCCTAGGATATTTCAATTGTAACCTTCAAAACATTTTTCACCACATCTTAGAATTAAACTTATTCACCAATATTATTCATTAGTTATTAGCTTTTAGGGCTAAATATTCTTAAAGTATCGTCAACGTACATGTGAGTTCCGTGCTAAATTCGTCCTATTAAATATAGTATAAGTTGCATAATCTCATTAgtcaaaatttacttttaatcaaatatattttacgcattttctaataaaaacaaagtatttggatgatgtcattttgaattaaaaataatacttaactacgcaaactttaaataaaatgagttactgttcaaaattatcttatatttgtttttttctttctctttttccactttTGTTTCTCTCAAAGCTGCTCATGTTCATCTGAGAGGTAGTAAAAAGATAGAGAAATACATTAACATCCAAAAATAGACAAAAAGTATAGAGAGATAGATAGGCTCACCATTATGTCTTTTTTGGACGGTCTTTTGTAGTCCTAttgtcattttctttaaaatctaGGTTTCACTTGTGCTTTTGATCAATCTTTGACAAATTAACTCTTGATTTTATGTgataatttgattataaatctTCAACTAATTGAGCAATAGTCTATTGTTTCGTCAACCTAGGATatcaaaacaaaaggaaaagttgaacacaaaacaaatattaacaacaaaatgagggcaaaaaaaagtagaaatgacatttaaaaaaaggaaaaatgaatagAAAATAAGCATCCTCACagagaaatacaaaaaaagaaataagaatagGGTCAAATAATTACTTGGCTGTAGAAGAATAGCATGAGAATGtcagaagaatgaaagaaggtTTTGATAAAAGGAAGGATGTGTGGAAGTGAAAGGGATTTCAGATTTACGAAACCAAATTGACGTGATCCATTGGTATTTGCAGCGATGTGTTAGGTTTTATGTAGAcgatgaaaaaatttaattgaatttgaatttgaagtgATAACATGCTGGAACGATAATAATGAGTTTAATTCAGGAGTGTAATTTAATTCTCCTAAAAATATGTCATCcctaaattaatttcttaaaattataaataagaatattgaatttattaatataattacatttaatgcaataataatttgtgcatataaaagtatttgagttttttaaaatttaatgtttcaaatttgaatttaattagctATTGAATTTAAGTagataattagtttaattagcaatatttgattttttttctctaattatgGTGACTTTAAGTtgataattagtttaattagcaatatttgatcttttttctctaattgtggtgaatttaagtaaataaaatgaaaaaaaatatttgaaatatgttGATACtcttttaaaagtgatttaagttttaaaaagtatgatatattttttaattaatacttcAATCCAGGGtatttgatattaaaataaaatatattttaaattaaaattatctttaatttaaattagtatCTATTTTAGGGAAACTATTGGAAAAATCCTTTAATATGCACCttgtgggaatttgtttttccctaaagtcCTTTTCATAAGGGAGATCGACAATGTGTTTCTTTCTATCCCAAAATGCATGTGGCAAATTAGAACAGACAGTTGATTCAATATGACTTAACAAGGATtgaattctttcttttatttgggGTTTTCCCAGTTGTATTTGAGTATTATTAAAAGATACAtcttcttttaagaagttaatttggttaatcttattttctataagatttatatttctgGAGATTGGTTTGGtagagaaattaaatataatttttcttcctaaatgATTTGTAGTTATTCCTTCGTTAGATATTTGAATGGGAAACATGGCTCTAATGAAGGGAGTTGAAGAAAGTTTGTATTAATCCCAAGACCTTGGTTTTCAATGATTGCATTGGATAGCTtgtaattgatttttaattgagatcTACTTGTTGTACTTAGTTTCTCTGAAgttttttcaaagaattttgtGGAAATTAATCCCTCTAAAATACAATTTGAATTAGCCCCTGTGTCAAATAGGGTCATTGTGcctaaaacaaaatcattaataataaatttaatgtttatgtaaaatttttggattttaaacttgttgattaatcccataaacatatCATCTTCCAAATTTTCAGTTTGGTTTTCTTCACTGTTTTTGACACTTTCAAAATCACTATCTTCCTCAAGTTGAGAAAGGATGATTTGGTGAAGTTCTTGTTGTTGTCGAAGTTCTTTaacttctctttttagattattaatctctgtttgaagatcttggattgttgttggttttgctgaaGTATTTTCTAACCTTTTGAATATGTTGCTAgcatcaaatttattatttgtaataaaatctttttgtcTGGGTTTATTTTCCAgggtcttttttaatttttccagaAAAACTTTCTTTTCCTAGGGATCAGGTACAAAATTGATTGCTTCAAACAAAAGATCTTGTTCTCTCGTTAGAGTGTTAATTTGCCCATCATCATTCGTTGATGATAGTTGGTCATCCTCTTGGATTATGTTGAGATTTTCTTCAGAGAGCATGGAGGATGaagtttttgtttcttcctCCGAAGTTTCTATgagcaaattatttatttactcttCGATAGCTGGTTCTAGGTTAAGATTTCTTAGTTTGTTCTTTAACCTACAATATTTGCTAATGTGGCCTTGTTTTCCACAATTgtaacatgttattttttattttaacttttgtcTGGGATTTTCCATTTCTTTACTAGTTGACGGTTTGTGCGAGTATCTCCTTCTTGGAAATCTCTTTTTGTGGACAGGTTTACTCTCATGGATTTCTTTCCTAGgggtttgttttttcttttgttttggacaaGCTCGTAATCCAAATTGTTCGCAGAAAGAACCTAAGTCCCTCTTTGTTTGAGCCTTTTCTTTTGCTAATTATCTTTGGATTTTGTCATCTTGACAAATTTTTAGGGCTACTTTTTGGACATAAGAAATCAATTGGCCGTAACTTAATGTTTCATATGGAATGTCTCCATTAGCAGATTGGCTATGGATTTTATCTCTAACCTTATCTCCTAATGATCTTGGAAGACCggctagaaatttttctttcccaAAAGGTTGTTGATTATCTTCTCTAGTGTAAACTCTGGTTAGGAAGGTATCTCTGTACCATCTAAAATCGGCTAAAATTCTACACTTAAGATTTGATAATAATTCTGCAGACCTATCTTTCCAAAGAGATGGGTCTCCAATAAAATGTTGGGCTATTGTGAATATCAGTGTATTAATAGCGTCAGGAATCTCCTTATTATCGTTATTAGTAATGACTTTTTCATTGAGATCCGTCTTgactacgttgtaaattttggatttttcttcattagtgagataattatcccaccaACCTTTTAATTGTCCAGAAAATCCTGCCACTAAGATATCTATAATGGTTTCTTCCGAACACTCATGGGACATTTGGTAGGTTGTAGCTACCATGGTCATGTGTTGGAGTGTATTCATTATATTGTACTCCATTTGGGCATCTATGTTCCACTTATAAATGTTATTTGCACTAAAGCTTTTAAAATTATCCTCACCTCTTTCTTCTAGTAGAAGGTCAGGGGCAGTTGGTCTTTGATAATATAACTTGGAGGGTGTTTTCCAGTGTTTGGAATTTATTGGATTTATGTCTTTTTCTGATACCGAACCTATCTCAGCTGCATTTTCTGACTTTTGGTCACTATCTTCATTgagtacattaattaatttggaggtaCTTCTTGTTACCATTTTTGATGTTCCTTCTGAAGGTTGGGGAGTTTTGGGGATGACTTTGAGTAAACTATCAAGCTTGTTTAATAATTCACTATTATTGCCACCTACTCCTTCTATTAAGGACTTGTTTTTTCTAAGTTCCCTAATTTTTCGTTTAGCTTTATCGCTAATTTTGAAAGGCTTGAACAATGGTTTTTCAATGGGAATACTTGGTGAAGCTTCCTCAACTGATTTTTGTTTAGGAACTACTTTAGTTTTAATGGATTCTCCTAAaacttgtaaatatttattggtaTAATTTGCCTGTTCCATTAGGCTTTTAATGTCTTTAGAGGTTACTTCCTCAttgacattttttgttttgaacggAATGGCCATGATAGGTTTATTGTTACTGTCTTTGACATTCAGTAACTGATATTGTGTTGTGGGAGGTAATTCTGATTGGACTAACTCACCATCTTTCATTTGCCAGTTCGTTATAacatttgttgttggatcacCTATGATGTCTTGCTTCCATGGGTAATCTATATCCTTTTTGATGGTATAAGCATggaaccaatcaaagaaaaggacattaaTTTTGACTCTTTCGACAAATTCATAGAACTTGTCTTGGATCTGTTTTTTGTTTGTACCCTTATATGTTGGaacgagtggcctcagaataattaagaatggggagttgaattaattatgaacgtgtcttgactaattaaaaatttatcattcttaatgttactagattcaattaagttttactactaagttatgagaaagtaaagaacaaaaacaataacttagacaaaagtaaagtggaaataaatagtgcacaacggaaaagtaaagagcgtagggaagaagaaaacaaacacaagttttatactggttcggcaacgacccgtgcctacatccagtccccaagaaactcacgattcttgagatttccaataaccttgtaaaatcctttacaagcaaagaaccacaaaggatgtaccctcccttgttctctttgatcaaccaagtagatgtaccctctacttgaagcgaaccacaaaggatgtaccctcccttgtgttcactattacaaccaagaagctacccgcttcttacacataattctcagatggttagttctttgaattcaatgtttgggcaaagaattctcagacggttagttctttgaattcttttggcaagagggagaaggaaagaagaagaagaaaatataataagcaGAAGTTTTttcccaatgaacttttcttgacaaagcaagtattgaacaaaaactcttagaaagatgttgagaaatgaatcagaaagttatcttcttaaaatttgtgccatggtcacatatttatagccatttgatgactcaagtaaaaagtttgtgactcttggcaatttcttcaaaactagtcactttaaaagttgtgacttcttttgaaaaactagtcactttaaaagttgtgactcttttgaaaactagtcactttaaaagttgtgactttttaaaaaaatcttcagaaactactcactttaaaaattgtgacttttggtaattttatttttcaagatcaatcactggtaattgattaccattatagtataatcgattacacatcaacaaatgtgactcttcatgtttagttttgaaaaccaacatttagaaacactggtaatcgattacaaatattgtgtaatcgattacacaagtttgaaaatgttttatcacaagttgtgactcttgaaatttgaaatccaatgtttaaaaacattggtaatcgattactactttgtaaaacagttataaacTGTTTGGgcatctggtaatcaattactgttttctggtaatcgattaccagagttgagagcaaaaactctggtaaaagatttttctttgaaaaattcttttgaacaaattgtgctattatatcttttcttttgcaaaaatctttttatacttatcttgatgtttttcttgaagttcttgcatatcttgagtcttctcttgaatcttgattcttgattgaatgactctttgattcttgaaacttgcttgactcttgattcttgaattgagTCTTTGAcaccatcaaaataaacttggaaagctttgcttccacattaTAATGCTGAAAAACCATCTCCTTTAAGGTTCATTCTCCAGAGAATAGAAGTCTTTCCTAAGggtttccttatcaatgctaaagttgttagataacatcataaggttctATAGAAGAATAGGTTGGGGACTGGATCGACTTTTGGTCGTCCTCCTGTTCTTGGTTGTAAGTTGTTCTAGGAATACTAGATGTAGTATTTAATCCTTGGAGATTTACAATAGGAAATTGGTTGTGTGACTCAGATCTGGTTAATCCTACTGGGATTGAATGGGTTTTAACCGAAAAAGACCTTCTGGCTGATTCATATTTAGACCTAGAGGCTTCTATTCTTGATGAAAAGGAATTTCTCCTATTAAAGGTTATTTCTACCTTACCAGAGTTATCCTATTTAATTTGTTGAATGGTCAGAGCGGGTCGGGGAACAGACGGTGTGGCCTTATCCATGACCCATTTTTCAGGAAGAGTTACCTCATCCCATTTTATTGTCCTTGGGAGAGAAACATTGAcctttgtcatatcagtgatAAACAAAGTTGTCTCTCCTTTTTGAGGTTTTAAAAGGACTCTAGACGCACAAGTATTCATGACCTTGTACTGTATCCTATAAATTAAAGTTGTTGGAATTGATCATTCTTTCATGTCAAGGCCATGAAAGTGGATGTTTAAGAACAAAGAGTCAAGAATGTTTCTGTCCATGAGACcactgttttgtttggataacagTTGAAATATACTAGACCTTGTCCTAAGCTTGTTTCTACCTTTCCGATTAGGgaatctttaaatttatta
It includes:
- the LOC100816806 gene encoding uncharacterized protein isoform X1, which gives rise to MDSFNQSHQTTSFRYNPNSNTVNHTDDNDDDAEFSGILDIYVHHARNIHNICIYDNQDVYAKFSLTYNPDETLSTRIINGGGKHPIFNENLKMKITQMDAVLKCEIWMFSRSRNHLEDQLLGFALVQISQVVGKGKVTEDYSLSSTDLFHCPAGTVQLTLSLDTSFSISSTVNPISQSVTNSSISSEVVLLDPKVSQDMSDPVEYSRIEFPDVSVMKENQKMVSEYFNLESYGSYASRPNYSVGLLPFLHLGASPQGDDYEMTVTAPDENHESTSPNETIRNPVFPTSTTTSLSDERNSGDSVEEKNNLRGDSSNSFNVSITVEGCQNSGGSPETPTSKKESGARDDKESKFSSSKEKEINSDRNTEATRFGQVFSASLGNINMEAEQSAMQQQIVTMYMRSMQQFTESLAKMKLPMDLDKPESEGQLGVIQNPNSSKLETDKKKDGSRVFYGSRAFF
- the LOC100816806 gene encoding uncharacterized protein isoform X2 — its product is MDSFNQSHQTTSFRNIHNICIYDNQDVYAKFSLTYNPDETLSTRIINGGGKHPIFNENLKMKITQMDAVLKCEIWMFSRSRNHLEDQLLGFALVQISQVVGKGKVTEDYSLSSTDLFHCPAGTVQLTLSLDTSFSISSTVNPISQSVTNSSISSEVVLLDPKVSQDMSDPVEYSRIEFPDVSVMKENQKMVSEYFNLESYGSYASRPNYSVGLLPFLHLGASPQGDDYEMTVTAPDENHESTSPNETIRNPVFPTSTTTSLSDERNSGDSVEEKNNLRGDSSNSFNVSITVEGCQNSGGSPETPTSKKESGARDDKESKFSSSKEKEINSDRNTEATRFGQVFSASLGNINMEAEQSAMQQQIVTMYMRSMQQFTESLAKMKLPMDLDKPESEGQLGVIQNPNSSKLETDKKKDGSRVFYGSRAFF